The following are encoded together in the Desulfobacterales bacterium genome:
- the corA gene encoding magnesium/cobalt transporter CorA, producing MSRFLKKVAKKTGAAPGTLIHVGERRIDRAKISLMSYNQEDFHFVEYESIDELPDIGTDIGPDIEPSIESGTGKTVWLNIDGVHDVALIEAIGNRYTIHPLTLEDILHTGQRPKAELFDDYMYIVLRMIQYDEADGQLRSEQISFILFPGLLISFQESIDDDVFSGVRERIQKGKGKIRGLSCDYLAYALIDAIVDHYFVILEKFGQDVESLEEELTDSPSRHSMQRIHELRHEFIYLRKQIWPLREVVNNLTKGDGGFFQEKARFFLRDVYDHTIQVIDTIESYRDILSGYMDLYLSIASNRMNEVMKVLTIISTIFIPITFIAGVYGMNFKHMPELDWRWGYFGAWGLMGISAFAMIFYFKKKDWW from the coding sequence TTGTCACGCTTTCTAAAAAAAGTGGCCAAAAAAACGGGGGCCGCACCCGGCACCTTGATTCATGTCGGCGAAAGAAGGATCGATCGGGCAAAGATCTCTCTGATGTCTTATAACCAGGAGGACTTTCACTTCGTGGAATATGAATCCATTGATGAATTGCCCGATATCGGAACCGATATCGGACCTGATATCGAACCCAGTATCGAGTCAGGCACCGGAAAAACCGTCTGGCTCAACATCGACGGTGTTCATGATGTGGCCTTGATTGAAGCCATCGGCAACCGGTATACCATTCACCCCTTGACCCTGGAGGATATTCTTCACACGGGGCAGCGTCCCAAGGCGGAGTTGTTTGACGATTATATGTATATTGTCCTGAGAATGATTCAATACGATGAAGCGGATGGACAGCTTCGCTCCGAACAAATCAGTTTCATCCTATTTCCCGGCTTGCTGATTTCGTTTCAGGAATCCATCGATGATGATGTGTTTTCGGGCGTTCGGGAAAGAATTCAAAAAGGGAAAGGAAAAATTCGCGGCCTATCATGCGACTATCTCGCTTACGCCTTGATCGATGCCATTGTGGATCATTATTTTGTGATACTCGAAAAATTCGGCCAGGATGTCGAATCCCTGGAAGAGGAGCTGACCGACTCGCCGAGCCGTCACTCGATGCAACGAATCCACGAGTTAAGGCACGAATTTATCTACCTGCGAAAACAGATCTGGCCGCTTCGTGAGGTGGTTAACAACCTGACGAAAGGGGATGGCGGTTTTTTCCAGGAAAAAGCTCGGTTTTTTCTGCGGGATGTTTACGATCATACCATTCAGGTCATTGATACCATCGAGTCCTACCGGGACATTCTCTCCGGGTACATGGATCTCTATCTGTCCATCGCCAGTAACAGGATGAACGAGGTGATGAAGGTTCTGACGATTATCTCAACGATTTTTATTCCCATTACCTTTATCGCGGGCGTTTACGGCATGAACTTCAAGCACATGCCGGAATTGGACTGGCGGTGGGGTTATTTCGGCGCATGGGGGCTGATGGGAATTTCGGCGTTCGCCATGATTTTTTATTTCAAGAAGAAAGACTGGTGGTAA
- a CDS encoding P-II family nitrogen regulator, which produces MNSDQCFPAGVQWLETTFTRKAAPGPQRGHMEIYRGAEDETNGFPKIKIEVVGGLSACNFYIIVVF; this is translated from the coding sequence ATGAATTCAGACCAGTGTTTTCCGGCTGGCGTGCAGTGGCTCGAAACGACCTTCACGAGAAAGGCCGCGCCAGGACCTCAGCGCGGGCACATGGAGATTTACCGTGGTGCCGAAGATGAAACGAATGGTTTCCCGAAGATCAAAATTGAGGTGGTTGGGGGTTTGTCCGCGTGTAATTTTTACATAATTGTTGTCTTTTAA
- a CDS encoding efflux RND transporter permease subunit yields the protein MTYSLGPSGKIAKFFIDSKLTPLIIIASLLLGIAAVFALPREEEPQIIVPMIDIFVAMPGASAEEVEQRVTRPMEKLLWEVPGVEYVYSTSSTGMAMTVVRFFVGEAEEQAIVRLQSKLVANFDRIPHSVSQPLIKPRYIDDVPILALTFTGKDMDHYTLRRVAAEIEDQIKREPNVSLTKLIGGGRRTLYVRLDPVRLAAYGLDADQVAGMIATANQELDAGSFPSPVGQILVHSGGFLRDTDDVGRVVVHVAESRPVYLRDVAQIEDGPEEPDQYVFFGQGPAFEEKEASGHTDSDLLPAVTLTVAKRKGTNAISVASSVLRRVESAKGNIIPDNITVRVTRNYGETAKEKSDELLLHMLIAVISVSILIWFALGHRESGVVALAIPVTLALTLAVFYLYGYTLNRITLFALIFSIGILVDDAIVVVENVVRHYRLPENQNRPKLQVAIEAVDEVGNPTILATLAVIAAILPMAFVGGLMGPYMRPIPVGASAAMIFSMMIAFIVTPWASVRLIGEQKAGHEGSDHHGSEDWSTRLYRRIMDPLLHKPVLRWGFLLLVVGLLLGACAMVLLGMVRVKMLPFDNKSEFQIVLDMPEGATLEATTAVCQEFGNYLSTVNEVADFQIYSGTSGPFNFNGLVRHYYLRGGPNMADIQVNLAGKGQRKLQSHEIAKRVRPPLKEIADRYGARVKVAEVPPGPPVLSTLVAEIYGPDYQRQREIAAEVMRIFEETPGVVDVDWYMEEDQARYRVEIDKEKAALNGISAGKISAALQAALSGRQVGLLHKPLEKEDVQILMWPELASRAGIEQLGAIKLSGASGRLVPLSALVTFTKEVNDKSIYHKNLMPVVYVTGDVAGEVESPVYAILDMSKKIDALKLPEGYTMKQHTARLPDSDQRFSMKWDGEWHITYEVFRDLGLAFGIVLVLIFVLVVGWFQSFSTPLVIMVAIPCSLIGILPAHWAMGAFFTATSMIGFIAGAGIVVRNSIILVDFIELRISQGMPLDKAVVDAGAVRFRPMMLTAAAVVVGASVILFDPIFQGLAVSLMAGEIASLIFSRMAVPILYFLDKRWESEHLHSHSEKQPDA from the coding sequence ATGACATATTCATTGGGTCCATCGGGTAAAATCGCAAAATTTTTTATCGATTCGAAACTGACGCCGCTGATTATTATCGCCTCCCTGCTTCTCGGCATTGCGGCCGTGTTTGCCCTGCCGCGCGAGGAGGAACCGCAGATTATTGTGCCGATGATCGATATTTTTGTGGCCATGCCGGGGGCTTCGGCCGAGGAGGTGGAGCAGCGCGTCACCCGGCCCATGGAAAAGCTCCTCTGGGAAGTGCCGGGCGTGGAGTATGTGTATTCCACATCGAGCACCGGCATGGCCATGACCGTGGTGCGCTTTTTTGTGGGAGAAGCCGAGGAGCAGGCCATCGTCCGGCTTCAGTCAAAGCTGGTGGCCAATTTTGATCGAATCCCGCACAGCGTCAGCCAGCCGCTGATCAAACCCCGCTATATCGATGATGTGCCGATTCTGGCGCTGACCTTTACGGGCAAGGATATGGATCATTATACCCTGCGACGCGTCGCCGCAGAAATAGAGGACCAGATCAAGCGCGAGCCCAATGTGTCCCTGACCAAGCTGATCGGCGGCGGCCGGCGAACGCTTTATGTGCGGCTCGATCCGGTCCGGCTGGCGGCGTACGGATTGGATGCCGATCAGGTCGCCGGCATGATTGCGACGGCAAACCAGGAACTGGATGCGGGGAGTTTCCCGTCACCCGTTGGGCAGATATTGGTTCACAGCGGGGGATTTTTGCGGGATACCGATGATGTGGGCCGCGTGGTGGTGCATGTGGCTGAATCTCGCCCGGTATATCTGCGAGATGTGGCGCAAATCGAAGACGGCCCCGAAGAACCGGATCAATATGTGTTTTTCGGTCAAGGCCCGGCGTTTGAGGAAAAGGAGGCGTCCGGCCATACGGATTCGGACCTGCTCCCGGCCGTTACCCTGACCGTGGCCAAACGCAAAGGGACCAACGCCATCAGCGTTGCAAGCAGCGTATTAAGACGGGTGGAGAGTGCAAAAGGAAATATCATTCCGGATAACATCACGGTGCGCGTGACCCGAAATTACGGGGAAACCGCCAAGGAAAAATCGGACGAGCTGTTGCTGCATATGTTGATCGCGGTGATATCGGTCAGCATTCTGATCTGGTTTGCCCTGGGGCATCGCGAATCGGGCGTGGTGGCACTGGCGATTCCGGTGACCCTGGCCCTGACCCTGGCCGTGTTTTATCTCTACGGCTATACGCTCAACCGGATCACCCTGTTCGCGCTGATTTTTTCCATCGGTATTTTGGTGGATGACGCCATTGTGGTGGTTGAAAACGTGGTGAGACATTACCGGCTGCCGGAAAATCAAAACCGGCCGAAGCTTCAGGTGGCCATAGAAGCTGTGGATGAGGTGGGAAACCCCACCATTTTGGCCACATTGGCCGTGATTGCCGCCATATTACCCATGGCCTTTGTCGGCGGGCTGATGGGGCCTTATATGCGGCCCATCCCGGTGGGGGCATCCGCGGCGATGATTTTTTCCATGATGATCGCCTTTATTGTTACCCCCTGGGCCTCGGTCCGGTTAATCGGTGAGCAAAAGGCCGGGCATGAAGGTTCTGATCATCACGGCAGCGAAGACTGGTCCACCCGGCTCTACCGGCGCATCATGGACCCGCTGCTTCACAAGCCGGTATTGCGCTGGGGATTTTTGCTGCTGGTGGTGGGGCTGCTGCTTGGTGCGTGCGCGATGGTGCTCCTGGGGATGGTTCGCGTCAAAATGCTTCCCTTCGACAACAAGAGCGAGTTTCAGATCGTGCTGGATATGCCGGAGGGCGCGACGCTGGAAGCGACCACGGCGGTATGCCAGGAATTCGGCAATTATCTATCGACGGTCAATGAAGTCGCCGATTTTCAGATCTACTCGGGAACTTCGGGGCCGTTTAATTTCAACGGGCTTGTCCGGCATTATTATCTTCGCGGCGGACCGAATATGGCCGATATTCAGGTCAATCTGGCGGGTAAAGGGCAACGAAAGCTTCAGAGCCATGAAATCGCCAAACGGGTGCGCCCGCCGCTGAAAGAAATCGCGGATCGATACGGCGCAAGGGTCAAGGTGGCCGAAGTGCCGCCCGGACCGCCGGTTCTCTCCACCCTCGTGGCGGAGATTTACGGCCCGGATTATCAGCGGCAGCGCGAAATCGCCGCGGAAGTCATGCGAATTTTTGAAGAGACCCCGGGCGTGGTCGACGTGGACTGGTATATGGAAGAGGATCAGGCCCGATACCGCGTTGAGATTGACAAGGAAAAGGCTGCGCTGAACGGCATATCCGCCGGAAAAATCAGCGCGGCCTTGCAGGCGGCGCTGAGCGGCCGTCAGGTGGGCCTGCTGCATAAACCCCTTGAAAAGGAAGATGTTCAAATCCTGATGTGGCCGGAGCTGGCCTCACGAGCGGGGATTGAACAGTTGGGCGCCATCAAGCTCTCCGGTGCCAGCGGGCGGCTCGTCCCGTTATCCGCGCTCGTTACGTTCACGAAGGAGGTGAACGACAAAAGCATCTATCATAAAAACCTCATGCCCGTGGTTTACGTCACCGGTGATGTGGCCGGCGAAGTGGAAAGCCCGGTGTATGCCATTCTGGATATGAGTAAAAAGATTGATGCCTTGAAATTACCCGAAGGCTATACGATGAAACAGCACACCGCGCGGTTGCCGGATAGCGACCAGCGGTTTTCGATGAAATGGGACGGCGAGTGGCATATTACTTACGAGGTATTCCGGGATCTGGGACTCGCGTTCGGGATTGTGCTGGTATTGATTTTTGTGCTGGTCGTGGGGTGGTTTCAGTCTTTTTCAACGCCGCTGGTGATCATGGTGGCGATTCCGTGTTCGCTGATCGGTATTTTGCCCGCGCATTGGGCTATGGGCGCCTTTTTTACGGCCACTTCCATGATCGGATTTATTGCGGGCGCGGGGATCGTGGTGCGAAATTCCATCATTCTGGTCGATTTCATCGAGCTGCGCATCAGCCAGGGCATGCCATTGGATAAAGCCGTGGTGGATGCCGGCGCCGTGCGCTTCCGGCCCATGATGCTGACGGCCGCGGCCGTGGTGGTGGGCGCTTCGGTCATTTTGTTCGATCCCATTTTTCAGGGGCTGGCCGTTTCGCTGATGGCGGGCGAAATCGCCTCCCTGATCTTTTCCAGAATGGCGGTGCCGATTCTTTATTTTCTGGATAAGCGATGGGAATCGGAACATCTTCACAGCCATTCCGAAAAACAGCCCGACGCCTGA
- a CDS encoding ADP-ribosylglycohydrolase family protein, whose product MGNTGSHISLNDRRSSAILGMFVGDALAMPVHGYADRETLVRDYGLVTDYLRPKNPHPGSRLYRSKYTPLNEKGEILHEQAQYWGEIGIHYHQFLSAGENTLNLKLCTLLINSLIHHRGYNPDDYLKSYIDFMRTPGNHRDTYIEEHHQQFFRSYAMGKRPRFCGSPQKNISGIIGMIPIVLFYAEHPDMAREAALTHLNLTHLGPTIEVAASFLLDVLISVLNGEPLQKLMRRMILGQENQLLNPNLMDWRYKPDETVIGDYIGSADTVEQAVPAIAYLAMKYHEDTERCLIANTNLGGDNAGRGAILGALMGAANGMASIPDRWIKGLLEPPPELFGS is encoded by the coding sequence ATGGGAAACACCGGCTCTCACATCAGTCTGAATGACAGGCGATCGAGCGCGATCCTGGGAATGTTCGTCGGGGATGCGCTTGCCATGCCGGTCCATGGGTACGCCGATCGGGAGACCCTTGTTCGCGATTACGGGCTTGTCACGGATTATCTGCGACCCAAAAATCCCCATCCCGGCAGTAGGTTGTATCGTTCAAAATATACGCCGCTTAATGAAAAGGGTGAGATTCTTCATGAACAGGCGCAGTATTGGGGAGAAATCGGTATTCATTATCACCAGTTTCTGTCGGCCGGTGAAAATACGCTGAATCTGAAACTTTGCACCTTGTTAATCAACAGCCTTATTCATCACAGGGGCTACAATCCGGATGATTACCTGAAATCCTATATTGATTTTATGCGTACGCCCGGAAACCATCGCGACACCTACATTGAAGAACATCACCAACAGTTTTTCCGCAGTTATGCGATGGGTAAACGGCCGCGGTTTTGCGGGTCACCGCAAAAGAATATCAGCGGTATCATCGGCATGATTCCTATCGTGCTTTTTTATGCTGAACATCCGGACATGGCACGGGAAGCGGCGCTGACCCATCTGAATTTGACCCACCTGGGGCCGACGATAGAGGTGGCTGCTTCGTTTTTACTGGATGTGCTAATATCGGTCCTTAACGGCGAGCCCTTACAGAAGCTGATGCGCCGAATGATTCTGGGGCAGGAAAATCAACTGTTGAATCCGAATCTTATGGATTGGCGATACAAACCCGATGAAACAGTTATCGGCGATTATATCGGATCAGCCGATACCGTGGAGCAAGCCGTGCCGGCGATCGCCTATCTGGCCATGAAATATCATGAAGATACGGAAAGATGTCTGATCGCCAACACCAACCTGGGGGGTGATAATGCGGGTCGGGGCGCGATTTTAGGCGCGCTGATGGGCGCGGCCAATGGTATGGCCTCCATTCCCGATCGTTGGATCAAGGGCCTGCTTGAACCACCACCCGAATTGTTCGGAAGTTAA
- a CDS encoding DJ-1/PfpI family protein, which yields MEKTALVPIAEGCEEMEAVTIIDVLRRAGASVTVAGVDALQITASRGVRLVADQLISDCTGNVYDMIALPGGIPGAANLRDCDALTHLLKKQHAEGRWIGAICAAPAVVLAHHGLLANRKATCHPNFIGQIDRNSATEDRVVVDGPCITSRGPGTALAFALELVAALYGKEKAAEVAAPMVIG from the coding sequence ATGGAAAAAACCGCTTTGGTTCCCATTGCAGAGGGATGCGAGGAAATGGAAGCCGTTACCATCATAGATGTCTTGAGACGGGCCGGGGCATCGGTCACCGTTGCCGGCGTAGACGCGCTGCAAATCACTGCCTCCAGGGGCGTCAGGCTTGTTGCGGACCAGCTCATATCCGATTGCACTGGCAATGTTTACGATATGATCGCGCTGCCCGGCGGTATTCCCGGCGCCGCCAATTTAAGGGATTGTGACGCATTAACCCATCTGCTGAAAAAACAGCATGCTGAAGGCCGCTGGATCGGCGCGATTTGCGCGGCACCCGCCGTCGTCCTGGCCCATCACGGACTGCTGGCAAACCGGAAAGCCACTTGCCATCCGAATTTCATTGGGCAGATTGACCGAAACAGCGCAACCGAAGACCGTGTGGTGGTCGACGGACCCTGCATTACCAGCCGAGGCCCCGGCACCGCCCTGGCGTTCGCGCTTGAGCTGGTGGCCGCGCTGTATGGAAAAGAAAAAGCGGCTGAAGTGGCGGCGCCCATGGTGATCGGGTAG
- a CDS encoding ammonium transporter: MKRVFGATLIAITIFPTIAFAEGVLNSGDTAWMIVSTALVMMMTPAGLALFYGGMSRYKNLLNTFAMTYAAYCLASVIWVIWGYSLSFGADKFGLFGSLNFLFLNGITVNSISGSIPTYVFVVFQMTFAGITAALVLGSVVDRMKFSSWLVFTVLWITFIYCPIAHWVWGGGWLSTLGALDFAGGNVVHINAGVAGLVLSLVLGKRIGYGKEAMFPSSIAFTALGSALLWFGWFGFNAGSQLAADGLAGSAFLVTNTSAAMGALSWMFLEWHINKKPTLLGLASGVVAGLVAITPAAGFVDLAASIVIGLVAGVLGFYCVAVVKRKMGYDDSLDAFGVHGMCGLWGALATGIFANPAVNKVGAGLLYGNPKQLLIQAVSIVATAAFTAVGTLIIVGITRLVTGGLRVGQEEEIEGLDSSLHGERAFEL, translated from the coding sequence ATGAAGAGGGTTTTTGGGGCGACGCTCATCGCGATCACTATTTTTCCAACCATCGCATTTGCAGAAGGGGTCTTGAACTCAGGCGATACGGCCTGGATGATTGTCTCGACCGCATTGGTTATGATGATGACGCCGGCGGGGCTCGCACTCTTTTACGGCGGCATGTCCCGGTATAAGAATCTGTTAAATACCTTTGCCATGACCTATGCGGCTTACTGTCTCGCCAGTGTTATCTGGGTGATTTGGGGCTATTCCCTCTCTTTTGGCGCTGACAAATTCGGTCTTTTCGGCTCGTTGAATTTTCTCTTTCTAAACGGCATTACCGTGAACAGCATCAGCGGCAGCATACCGACTTATGTTTTCGTTGTCTTTCAGATGACCTTTGCGGGCATTACCGCTGCGCTTGTCCTGGGCTCCGTTGTGGACCGAATGAAATTTTCATCCTGGCTGGTTTTTACGGTGCTTTGGATCACCTTTATTTACTGCCCGATCGCGCATTGGGTTTGGGGCGGGGGGTGGTTGAGCACATTGGGTGCGCTTGATTTCGCCGGCGGCAATGTGGTGCATATCAATGCCGGTGTGGCCGGTCTGGTGCTTTCCCTTGTGCTCGGAAAACGTATCGGTTACGGCAAAGAAGCCATGTTTCCATCCAGCATCGCCTTTACCGCGCTGGGCTCCGCTCTGTTGTGGTTCGGCTGGTTCGGTTTTAATGCCGGCAGTCAGTTGGCTGCCGATGGGCTGGCGGGGTCGGCGTTTCTGGTGACCAACACTTCTGCTGCGATGGGCGCACTTTCCTGGATGTTTCTGGAATGGCATATCAACAAAAAGCCAACCCTGCTGGGATTGGCCTCCGGTGTGGTCGCCGGCCTGGTGGCAATCACGCCTGCCGCCGGGTTTGTCGATTTGGCCGCATCCATCGTGATCGGACTGGTGGCCGGTGTTCTGGGATTTTATTGTGTAGCGGTGGTAAAGAGAAAGATGGGTTATGATGATTCGCTGGATGCCTTTGGGGTTCACGGCATGTGTGGGTTGTGGGGAGCACTTGCCACCGGCATTTTTGCCAATCCGGCGGTCAATAAAGTGGGTGCCGGATTGCTCTATGGCAACCCGAAACAGTTGCTGATTCAAGCTGTGTCCATTGTCGCCACGGCCGCCTTCACTGCTGTTGGCACCCTGATCATCGTAGGGATTACGCGGCTTGTAACTGGCGGGTTGAGAGTCGGACAAGAAGAAGAAATTGAAGGGCTTGACAGTTCGCTTCACGGCGAGCGCGCCTTTGAGTTATAA
- a CDS encoding efflux RND transporter periplasmic adaptor subunit, translating into MRRSIFLSMGLFLFMSISGCGDKIEPGTSKTDSVRGIKAKTAMVQAEFRTSLQDAVGTVEARLTSTLSSKIMGTVTEVKVEEGASVTKGQVLVVMTQQQISSDQQQALAGLDEARRGQAAAEAALRVAQANARLAEATYARYQQLVSGESATAQEFDEIKAKKDSAKAAVSQAESMLSAAKQRVASAGARLQGATATERDRIISAPYDAVVMEKMVEPGDLAAPGRALIRLEGKEGHRVVFMLEEAKIHAIHPGQKLPVSFPALSELQAEGTVEAIMPSTDAVTRSVEIKLALASIPGLRSGLFARVLVPGDEKKSIRIFNSAIVTRGQLTGIYKVDADSIARFRLVRTGRVFEDQVEILSGVTDSDRYIVSPGSDVADGLRVEEGA; encoded by the coding sequence ATGCGACGTTCCATTTTTTTAAGCATGGGATTATTCCTTTTTATGAGCATTAGCGGATGCGGGGACAAGATCGAACCCGGCACGAGCAAAACCGATTCTGTAAGGGGCATTAAGGCGAAAACCGCGATGGTGCAGGCTGAATTTAGAACGTCCCTTCAAGATGCGGTCGGTACGGTGGAAGCCAGATTAACCAGCACCTTGTCCAGCAAGATCATGGGCACCGTGACGGAAGTGAAGGTTGAAGAGGGGGCGTCCGTAACCAAGGGCCAGGTGCTGGTGGTGATGACGCAGCAGCAGATTTCCTCGGATCAGCAACAGGCGTTGGCGGGTCTGGATGAAGCCCGTCGCGGTCAGGCGGCGGCTGAGGCGGCCCTGCGCGTCGCTCAGGCAAATGCCAGACTGGCCGAAGCCACCTATGCGCGATACCAGCAGTTGGTTTCGGGTGAATCCGCCACGGCCCAGGAGTTTGATGAAATCAAGGCAAAGAAGGATTCCGCCAAAGCGGCGGTGTCTCAGGCCGAATCCATGCTCTCGGCTGCAAAGCAGCGGGTGGCGAGTGCCGGCGCGAGATTGCAAGGGGCAACGGCGACCGAACGGGATAGGATTATATCCGCGCCCTATGATGCGGTGGTAATGGAAAAGATGGTGGAGCCCGGAGATCTGGCCGCTCCCGGGCGAGCCCTGATTCGCCTTGAAGGAAAGGAAGGCCATCGGGTGGTGTTTATGCTGGAGGAAGCCAAAATTCATGCCATTCACCCGGGGCAAAAATTGCCGGTTTCTTTCCCTGCGCTTTCGGAACTGCAAGCGGAAGGAACCGTGGAGGCCATTATGCCGTCAACGGACGCGGTTACCCGTTCGGTTGAAATCAAACTGGCGCTGGCGTCGATTCCCGGACTCAGATCGGGATTATTCGCGCGGGTGCTGGTGCCGGGCGATGAGAAAAAAAGCATCCGCATTTTCAACAGCGCCATCGTTACCCGCGGCCAGTTGACCGGCATCTACAAGGTGGATGCGGATTCAATCGCCCGGTTTCGGCTGGTCAGAACCGGCCGCGTCTTTGAGGATCAGGTGGAGATTCTTTCCGGCGTAACCGATTCGGATCGCTACATCGTCTCGCCCGGTTCCGATGTGGCCGACGGCCTTCGCGTGGAGGAAGGGGCATGA
- a CDS encoding AI-2E family transporter, which translates to MGPIFNWLKRHMGNPQIVILFGVILGVLIVLIGFGSMLMPVLAGGVIAYLLEGPVKRLQRIGLPRIMAVILVFILFLAVLALLVLGIIPKLSQQISDFVERIPEYMIQIRTGLEILPERYPEFISHEQVAYLVSELTLQINESARQLALRSLSGLVNFIGAVVYIFLVPVLIFFFMKDKDKIAAWVHQFLPAERTLVDRIGRDVDLQMANYIRGKTLEMVIVGVAAYIMLYLFGLNYSILLATLVGMSVFIPVVGAIVMTVPVVLVGYLKFSFTPELMWLTLAYIVLQQLDGNVLVPILFSEVNKLHPVAIISAVLVFGGMWGFWGVFFAIPLATLVQAIIRAWPGVQNMESQPSREQSATDNE; encoded by the coding sequence GTGGGACCGATATTCAACTGGTTGAAGCGTCACATGGGGAATCCCCAGATTGTGATTCTGTTCGGGGTCATTCTGGGCGTCTTGATTGTTCTCATCGGTTTTGGCTCGATGCTGATGCCGGTTCTTGCCGGAGGGGTGATTGCCTACCTGTTGGAAGGCCCTGTTAAGCGACTGCAACGAATCGGATTGCCCCGGATCATGGCGGTCATACTGGTGTTTATTTTATTTCTGGCTGTTTTGGCGCTGCTGGTTCTGGGGATCATTCCAAAGCTTTCTCAGCAGATTTCCGATTTTGTCGAACGGATTCCGGAATACATGATTCAGATACGCACCGGGCTGGAAATTCTGCCGGAACGGTATCCGGAATTCATTTCCCATGAACAGGTGGCCTATCTGGTGAGTGAGTTGACGTTGCAAATCAATGAATCGGCCCGCCAACTGGCACTGCGCTCCCTATCCGGGCTGGTGAATTTCATCGGGGCCGTCGTTTACATTTTTTTAGTTCCGGTACTGATTTTTTTCTTTATGAAGGACAAGGATAAAATTGCGGCATGGGTTCATCAATTTCTGCCGGCGGAGCGAACCCTTGTGGATCGAATCGGTCGGGATGTCGATTTACAGATGGCCAACTACATACGGGGAAAAACACTTGAAATGGTGATTGTCGGGGTTGCCGCCTACATCATGCTGTACCTGTTCGGGTTGAATTATTCCATACTGCTGGCTACCCTTGTCGGTATGTCGGTTTTCATACCCGTGGTCGGCGCCATTGTCATGACCGTTCCGGTGGTTCTGGTCGGCTATCTGAAATTCAGTTTTACGCCGGAACTCATGTGGCTTACACTGGCGTATATCGTCTTACAGCAACTGGACGGCAATGTGCTGGTTCCCATCCTTTTTTCCGAAGTCAATAAACTCCATCCCGTGGCTATCATCAGCGCCGTGTTGGTGTTTGGCGGCATGTGGGGTTTCTGGGGCGTTTTTTTTGCCATCCCACTGGCCACCCTTGTACAGGCAATCATCCGGGCGTGGCCGGGGGTACAGAACATGGAAAGCCAACCTTCGCGAGAGCAAAGCGCAACGGATAACGAATAA